A single window of Streptomyces cathayae DNA harbors:
- a CDS encoding ABC transporter substrate-binding protein: MNTTHHRPRDRRRTAPAALAGALALLLAATGCSSKADDGNGGGDAADGVRTGPGVSAGTIRLGALTDLTGPYATLGKSIVQAQQMWAEETNADGGICDREVEIVVKDHGYDVQKAVTAYADIAPDVVALPQVIGSPVVAALLDDIERDKMLTFPQAWAASLLGKDAVQVLGTTYDVDMIAAVDFLTRTKGLKKGDTIGHVYFEGDYGANALEGSTWAAEQAGLKVVGQKIQATDTDLSAQVSALRKEGVKAVLISAGPAQTASLVGVAASRGLRVPVVSSAPGYAPQLMETPAAPALAAMLHIVSAAPAVSSELPGVRRMVASYKKKYPDSPVDSGVLSGYNAAQLMGADLKAACAAGGLSREDVVTAHRSQKNADTGLGTAQNFSEADRPASVETYVLKPDAKAVGSVVNAEEAHTAPGVETYLSSR; encoded by the coding sequence GTGAACACCACGCATCACCGGCCCCGCGACCGGCGCCGCACCGCCCCCGCCGCGCTCGCCGGCGCCCTCGCCCTGCTGCTCGCGGCCACCGGATGCAGTTCCAAGGCGGACGACGGCAACGGGGGCGGCGACGCCGCCGACGGCGTCCGCACCGGCCCCGGCGTCAGCGCCGGGACCATCAGGCTGGGCGCCCTCACCGACCTGACCGGCCCCTACGCCACGCTCGGCAAGAGCATCGTGCAGGCCCAGCAGATGTGGGCCGAGGAGACCAACGCCGACGGCGGCATCTGCGACCGCGAGGTGGAGATCGTCGTCAAGGACCACGGTTACGACGTGCAGAAGGCGGTCACCGCCTACGCCGACATCGCCCCGGACGTCGTCGCCCTGCCCCAGGTCATCGGCTCGCCGGTTGTCGCCGCCCTGCTCGACGACATCGAGCGCGACAAGATGCTCACCTTCCCGCAGGCCTGGGCGGCCTCCCTGCTCGGCAAGGACGCCGTCCAGGTCCTCGGCACCACCTACGACGTCGACATGATCGCCGCGGTCGACTTCCTCACCCGCACCAAGGGGCTGAAGAAGGGCGACACCATCGGCCACGTCTACTTCGAGGGCGACTACGGCGCCAACGCGCTGGAAGGCTCCACCTGGGCGGCGGAGCAGGCCGGGCTGAAGGTGGTCGGCCAGAAGATCCAGGCCACGGACACCGACCTGTCCGCGCAGGTCTCGGCCCTGCGCAAGGAGGGCGTGAAGGCCGTCCTGATCAGCGCGGGACCCGCCCAGACGGCCTCCCTCGTCGGCGTCGCCGCCTCCCGCGGCCTGCGCGTCCCCGTCGTCAGCAGCGCGCCGGGCTACGCGCCCCAGCTGATGGAGACGCCCGCCGCACCGGCGCTGGCGGCCATGCTGCACATCGTGAGCGCCGCGCCCGCCGTCAGCTCCGAACTGCCGGGCGTGCGGCGCATGGTGGCGTCGTACAAGAAGAAGTACCCGGACTCGCCGGTCGACTCCGGGGTGCTGTCCGGCTACAACGCCGCGCAGCTCATGGGCGCCGACCTGAAGGCGGCCTGCGCGGCGGGCGGCCTCAGCCGCGAGGACGTGGTCACGGCGCACCGCTCCCAGAAGAACGCCGACACCGGCCTCGGTACCGCGCAGAACTTCTCCGAGGCCGACCGTCCGGCGAGCGTCGAGACGTATGTGCTCAAGCCCGACGCGAAGGCGGTCGGCAGCGTGGTGAACGCCGAGGAGGCACACACGGCCCCGGGCGTCGAGACGTACCTGTCCTCGCGTTAG
- a CDS encoding branched-chain amino acid ABC transporter permease has product MSDRLLGALTHRPVRVLLLAAVLCLPPFYLDAFWLRIGLFSMAAAIGAVGLALLTGTAGQLSLGHAFFLAVGAYGYAYLAGEPGPGLPPALAALLAVALTGAAGGLFSPVAARVKGIYLGIATLALVFLGHHVLLTADSVTGGFNGRSVPPFTLGGFTFAESDPELTVLGVPFGAEERLWFLGLALFGFTWFTARGLLRGRSGRALAALRDSETAAAVMGVDVARHRSAAFVVSSLYAGLAGVLLALSFRRVVPDYFSLVLSVDYLAMIVIGGLGSVAGATAGAVFVTALPLLMTRYADQLPLVAAPGSGEGFVGPTEAARYLYGAAIVVVLLYAPDGLHGLARRLCDRVRRGRHRAPATDPADPADPADPADPADPAGSVSSPPPPAAAARSKEHTP; this is encoded by the coding sequence GTGTCTGACCGCCTCCTCGGTGCCCTGACCCACCGCCCGGTCCGCGTCCTGCTCCTCGCCGCCGTCCTGTGCCTCCCGCCGTTCTACCTGGACGCCTTCTGGCTCCGCATCGGCCTGTTCTCCATGGCGGCGGCCATCGGTGCCGTCGGCCTCGCCCTGCTCACCGGCACGGCGGGTCAACTCTCCCTCGGCCACGCCTTCTTCCTCGCCGTCGGCGCCTACGGCTACGCCTATCTGGCGGGCGAGCCCGGACCGGGACTGCCCCCGGCCCTCGCCGCCCTCCTCGCCGTGGCGCTCACCGGAGCGGCGGGCGGGCTGTTCAGCCCCGTCGCCGCCCGGGTGAAGGGCATCTACCTGGGCATCGCCACCCTCGCCCTGGTCTTCCTCGGCCACCACGTCCTGCTGACCGCCGACTCCGTCACCGGCGGATTCAACGGCCGCTCCGTGCCCCCGTTCACCCTCGGCGGCTTCACCTTCGCGGAGAGCGATCCCGAACTGACCGTGCTCGGGGTGCCGTTCGGCGCGGAGGAGCGGTTGTGGTTCCTGGGCCTGGCGCTGTTCGGGTTCACCTGGTTCACCGCCCGCGGCCTGCTGCGCGGCCGTTCCGGGCGGGCCCTGGCCGCCCTGCGCGACAGCGAGACCGCGGCGGCGGTGATGGGCGTCGACGTCGCCCGCCACCGCTCGGCGGCCTTCGTGGTGTCGTCCCTGTACGCGGGCCTGGCGGGCGTGCTCCTCGCACTCTCCTTCCGCCGGGTCGTCCCGGACTACTTCTCCCTGGTCCTCTCCGTCGACTACCTCGCCATGATCGTCATCGGCGGGCTCGGCTCCGTCGCCGGCGCCACCGCCGGCGCCGTGTTCGTCACCGCGCTCCCGCTGCTGATGACCCGCTACGCCGACCAGCTCCCGCTGGTGGCCGCCCCCGGCTCGGGGGAGGGCTTCGTGGGCCCCACCGAGGCCGCCCGCTATCTCTACGGCGCCGCGATCGTCGTCGTCCTGCTGTACGCGCCGGACGGGCTGCACGGCCTGGCCCGCCGGCTCTGCGACCGGGTACGACGCGGCCGCCACCGTGCCCCCGCCACGGACCCTGCCGACCCTGCCGACCCTGCCGACCCTGCCGACCCTGCCGACCCTGCCGGCTCGGTTTCCTCACCACCGCCCCCGGCCGCAGCCGCACGATCCAAGGAGCACACCCCGTGA